From the Scatophagus argus isolate fScaArg1 chromosome 21, fScaArg1.pri, whole genome shotgun sequence genome, one window contains:
- the myocd gene encoding myocardin isoform X4, whose product MNAVKCSEVLVNGPEDRHCPGHLQRSSQGHRDVGQLAERRNNGLKKHLPSKECQNVLQLRLQQRRTREQLADQGIMPHPASDGSSLEAQMRLKRARLAEDLNEKLALRPGPLELVQKNIIPLDSAVTMTVNHGKFPKQEDSYAFEEDSSSESLSPEQHHSDESQGSACPSSEAVGSAPSSSSSPALTSPRQGNTTRDPPEQSQDEGLSGANSSQTTPPIPVPAIVKSKTSDKNRHKKPKDVKPKVKKLKYHQYIPPDQKAEKSPPPMDSAYARLLQQQQLFLQLQILSQQKHAHTHAQSQQSQQHAHTPQTQAQAQQRQPAFSYQPHPQSQTQKGVSEQLSACSSSGPSSQTNSNSSSPVKNTYPNQSNTLPIKPGPLPANLDDLKVSELRQHLRIRGMPVSGTKTALIERLRPFKDSNAGSSPSGASDITTVTFPVTPTGSLSSYQSPSSSSALSQGGYYPYPSTSSTPPISPASSELSLSGSLPDSFSDVPMSSPTQFGLQPSPTQLNMEDGVGGGSLGGGGLRAGDGGGMDGVEAEKDKMLVEKQKVIEELTWKLHQEQRQVEELKMQLHKRKRCYGATQDSIAPTSNPPIHHQQSPAMMGQHFFGVTIKQEPMSLSSSCPLSSPKQLKSSPGNCMEDMGHCNAPLPSMGGPGGPQCMDTSSGSPSTMSAFLSPQCSPQDSPIGKPSTSPQPSSPNNPYLLSPPLGRDGCVHPHPQGNNRARNMQMQQKNGGQTVNCSYPSDQRSLQGVFPNSADCGHSASAKADNQDIQPKQLTRSQQMDELLDVLIESGEMPANAREERERSSVTKVVPHITVSPGCLGLLIPRFHRHYEHLSPTQPPYDHSANPITESHLETLLASPAGWGGEVALLKRATEDRGQEDEGNRDGEGYGSPHNHHRHPQHLQQDKLLTNRDLMDTPLSPISTKASAVSEVQGMVSMTFSETPWETMEWLDLTPPSSATAFSVAPPSGPNIFNSEFLDVTDINLNSAMDLHLEHW is encoded by the exons ACCCAGCCTCAGACGGCTCCTCTCTGGAGGCCCAGATGAGGCTAAAGCGAGCCCGGCTCGCCGAGGACCTGAATGAGAAGCTGGCTCTCAGGCCGGGGCCCCTGGAGTTGGTCCAAAAGAATATCATTCCTCTAGACTCTGCCGTCACAATGACAG TAAACCATGGTAAGTTCCCAAAGCAGGAGGACTCTTATGCATTtgaggaggacagcagcagtgagagtcTGTCTCCAGAGCAGCACCACAGTGATGAGTCGCAGGGCTCGGCCTGCCCTTCGTCTGAGGCTGTCGGCAGcgcaccctcctcctcctcctcacctgccCTCACCAGCCCACGGCAg GGAAATACAACCAGAGACCCACCTGAACAAAGCCAGGATGAAGGCCTGTCTGGTGCCAACAGCAGCCAAACTACTCCCCCTATACCTGTTCCTGCTATTGTAAAG TCTAAGACATCAGACAAGAACCGTCACAAGAAGCCCAAAGATGTGAAGCCTAAGGTGAAGAAGCTCAAGTACCACCAGTATATTCCTCCAGACCAGAAGGCAGAGAAGTCCCCTCCACCCATGGACTCAGCCTATGCCCgactcctgcagcagcagcagctcttcctGCAGCTACAAATTCTCAGCCAGCAgaaacacgctcacacacatgcacagtcgcagcagtcacagcagcacgcacacactccaCAGACACAAGCCCAGGCTCAGCAGCGGCAGCCCGCTTTCAGCTACCAGCCTCATCCACAGAGCCAAACCCAGAA AGGAGTGAGTGAGCAGCTGTCAGCCTGCAGCTCCAGTGGTCCATCCAGCCAAACCAACAGTAACTCCTCCTCCCCGGTCAAGAACACATATCCCAACCAGAGCAACACATTACCGATCAAACCTGGGCCCCTGCCCGCTAATCTGGATGACCTAAAA GTATCAGAGCTTAGGCAGCACCTGCGAATTCGTGGCATGCCCGTCTCTGGCACCAAGACGGCCCTCATCGAGCGACTTCGGCCTTTCAAGGACTCTAACGCCGGCTCCTCACCCTCGGGTGCCTCTGACATCACCACAGTGACCTTCCCTGTCACACCCACGGGGTCCCTGTCCTCCTATCAGTCCCCATCCTCTTCCAGTGCCCTGTCACAGGGAGGGTACTATCCTTACCCAAGtacctcctccacccctcccatCTCTCCGGCCTCATCTGAGTTGTCCCTCAGCGGCTCGCTTCCAGACAGCTTCAGTGATGTGCCCATGTCTTCACCAACGCAGTTCGGCTTGCAGCCATCTCCGACCCAGCTCAATATGGAAGATGGCGTAGGAGGAGGGAGCCTAGGTGGGGGAGGACTGAGGGCAGGGGACGGCGGAGGTATGGATGGAGTGGAAGCTGAGAAAGATAAAATGCTGGTGGAAAAGCAGAAGGTGATTGAAGAGCTGACGTGGAAGCTGCATCAGGAGCAGAGACAG GTTGAAGAGCTGAAGATGCAGCTTCACAAGAGGAAACGCTGCTATGGAGCAACACAGGACAGCATCGCTCCTACATCCAACCCCCCTATACACCACCAACAATCTCCAGCCATGATGGGCCAGCACTTCTTTGGGGTGACTATCAAGCAGGAGCCCATGTCCTTGTCTTCTAGctgtcctctgtcttctccCAAACAGCTGAAGAGCTCTCCTGGCAACTGCATGGAGGATATGGGACACTGCAATGCCCCGCTCCCCAGTATGGGGGGCCCAGGTGGGCCACAATGTATGGACACGTCCTCTGGTAGCCCCTCTACAATGTCAGCTTTCCTCAGTCCACAGTGCTCACCGCAAGACTCCCCAATTGGAAAGCCCTCTACTAGCCCCCAGCCTTCATCTCCTAATAACCCCTACTTGCTGTCACCTCCACTGGGAAGAGATGGTTGTgttcacccccacccccaggGCAATAACAGAGCACGCAACATGCAG ATGCAACAGAAGAATGGCGGCCAGACGGTGAACTGTTCTTATCCTTCTGACCAAAGGAGCCTTCAGGGAGTCTTTCCTAACTCAGCTGACTGTGGCCACAGTGCCTCAGCCAAGGCTGACAACCAGGATATTCAACCAAAG CAACTGACCAGAAGTCAGCAGATGGACGAACTTTTGGATGTGCTCATAGAGAGTGGAG AGATGCCAGCTAACGccagagaagagagggagaggtccTCTGTAACCAAAGTTGTGCCTCACATTACTGTGTCCCCAGGGTGTCTCGGCCTCCTCATCCCGAGGTTCCACAGACACTACGAACACCTGTCCCCCACCCAGCCCCCTTATGACCACTCGGCCAATCCCATCACTGAGAGCCACCTGGAGACTCTGCTGGCAAGTCCAGCTGGCTGGGGAGGGGAAGTGGCCCTGCTTAAAAGGGCTACTGAGGACAGGGGTCAGGAAGATGAAGGGAACAGAGACGGCGAAGGGTACGGCAGCCCCCATAACCACCACCGCCACCCTCAACATCTCCAACAGGACAAACTTCTGACCAATAGAGATCTGATGGACACGCCCTTGTCGCCCATCAGCACCAAGGCGTCCGCTGTCTCAGAGGTGCAAGGGATGGTCAGCATGACTTTCAGTGAGACGCCGTGGGAGACAATGGAGTGGCTGGACCTGACACCACCTAGCTCAGCCACGGCCTTCAGTGTTGCTCCACCCAGCGGGCCCAACATCTTCAACTCAGAGTTCCTTGATGTTACAGACATTAACTTGAACTCTGCCATGGACCTTCACCTGGAGCATTGGTGA
- the myocd gene encoding myocardin isoform X11, whose translation MPLNHGKFPKQEDSYAFEEDSSSESLSPEQHHSDESQGSACPSSEAVGSAPSSSSSPALTSPRQGNTTRDPPEQSQDEGLSGANSSQTTPPIPVPAIVKSKTSDKNRHKKPKDVKPKVKKLKYHQYIPPDQKAEKSPPPMDSAYARLLQQQQLFLQLQILSQQKHAHTHAQSQQSQQHAHTPQTQAQAQQRQPAFSYQPHPQSQTQKGVSEQLSACSSSGPSSQTNSNSSSPVKNTYPNQSNTLPIKPGPLPANLDDLKVSELRQHLRIRGMPVSGTKTALIERLRPFKDSNAGSSPSGASDITTVTFPVTPTGSLSSYQSPSSSSALSQGGYYPYPSTSSTPPISPASSELSLSGSLPDSFSDVPMSSPTQFGLQPSPTQLNMEDGVGGGSLGGGGLRAGDGGGMDGVEAEKDKMLVEKQKVIEELTWKLHQEQRQVEELKMQLHKRKRCYGATQDSIAPTSNPPIHHQQSPAMMGQHFFGVTIKQEPMSLSSSCPLSSPKQLKSSPGNCMEDMGHCNAPLPSMGGPGGPQCMDTSSGSPSTMSAFLSPQCSPQDSPIGKPSTSPQPSSPNNPYLLSPPLGRDGCVHPHPQGNNRARNMQMQQKNGGQTVNCSYPSDQRSLQGVFPNSADCGHSASAKADNQDIQPKMSVLPSPRHVGQKCQVSPPAFSSSDSDASDLRQPPCYEDAVKQQLTRSQQMDELLDVLIESGEMPANAREERERSSVTKVVPHITVSPGCLGLLIPRFHRHYEHLSPTQPPYDHSANPITESHLETLLASPAGWGGEVALLKRATEDRGQEDEGNRDGEGYGSPHNHHRHPQHLQQDKLLTNRDLMDTPLSPISTKASAVSEVQGMVSMTFSETPWETMEWLDLTPPSSATAFSVAPPSGPNIFNSEFLDVTDINLNSAMDLHLEHW comes from the exons TAAACCATGGTAAGTTCCCAAAGCAGGAGGACTCTTATGCATTtgaggaggacagcagcagtgagagtcTGTCTCCAGAGCAGCACCACAGTGATGAGTCGCAGGGCTCGGCCTGCCCTTCGTCTGAGGCTGTCGGCAGcgcaccctcctcctcctcctcacctgccCTCACCAGCCCACGGCAg GGAAATACAACCAGAGACCCACCTGAACAAAGCCAGGATGAAGGCCTGTCTGGTGCCAACAGCAGCCAAACTACTCCCCCTATACCTGTTCCTGCTATTGTAAAG TCTAAGACATCAGACAAGAACCGTCACAAGAAGCCCAAAGATGTGAAGCCTAAGGTGAAGAAGCTCAAGTACCACCAGTATATTCCTCCAGACCAGAAGGCAGAGAAGTCCCCTCCACCCATGGACTCAGCCTATGCCCgactcctgcagcagcagcagctcttcctGCAGCTACAAATTCTCAGCCAGCAgaaacacgctcacacacatgcacagtcgcagcagtcacagcagcacgcacacactccaCAGACACAAGCCCAGGCTCAGCAGCGGCAGCCCGCTTTCAGCTACCAGCCTCATCCACAGAGCCAAACCCAGAA AGGAGTGAGTGAGCAGCTGTCAGCCTGCAGCTCCAGTGGTCCATCCAGCCAAACCAACAGTAACTCCTCCTCCCCGGTCAAGAACACATATCCCAACCAGAGCAACACATTACCGATCAAACCTGGGCCCCTGCCCGCTAATCTGGATGACCTAAAA GTATCAGAGCTTAGGCAGCACCTGCGAATTCGTGGCATGCCCGTCTCTGGCACCAAGACGGCCCTCATCGAGCGACTTCGGCCTTTCAAGGACTCTAACGCCGGCTCCTCACCCTCGGGTGCCTCTGACATCACCACAGTGACCTTCCCTGTCACACCCACGGGGTCCCTGTCCTCCTATCAGTCCCCATCCTCTTCCAGTGCCCTGTCACAGGGAGGGTACTATCCTTACCCAAGtacctcctccacccctcccatCTCTCCGGCCTCATCTGAGTTGTCCCTCAGCGGCTCGCTTCCAGACAGCTTCAGTGATGTGCCCATGTCTTCACCAACGCAGTTCGGCTTGCAGCCATCTCCGACCCAGCTCAATATGGAAGATGGCGTAGGAGGAGGGAGCCTAGGTGGGGGAGGACTGAGGGCAGGGGACGGCGGAGGTATGGATGGAGTGGAAGCTGAGAAAGATAAAATGCTGGTGGAAAAGCAGAAGGTGATTGAAGAGCTGACGTGGAAGCTGCATCAGGAGCAGAGACAG GTTGAAGAGCTGAAGATGCAGCTTCACAAGAGGAAACGCTGCTATGGAGCAACACAGGACAGCATCGCTCCTACATCCAACCCCCCTATACACCACCAACAATCTCCAGCCATGATGGGCCAGCACTTCTTTGGGGTGACTATCAAGCAGGAGCCCATGTCCTTGTCTTCTAGctgtcctctgtcttctccCAAACAGCTGAAGAGCTCTCCTGGCAACTGCATGGAGGATATGGGACACTGCAATGCCCCGCTCCCCAGTATGGGGGGCCCAGGTGGGCCACAATGTATGGACACGTCCTCTGGTAGCCCCTCTACAATGTCAGCTTTCCTCAGTCCACAGTGCTCACCGCAAGACTCCCCAATTGGAAAGCCCTCTACTAGCCCCCAGCCTTCATCTCCTAATAACCCCTACTTGCTGTCACCTCCACTGGGAAGAGATGGTTGTgttcacccccacccccaggGCAATAACAGAGCACGCAACATGCAG ATGCAACAGAAGAATGGCGGCCAGACGGTGAACTGTTCTTATCCTTCTGACCAAAGGAGCCTTCAGGGAGTCTTTCCTAACTCAGCTGACTGTGGCCACAGTGCCTCAGCCAAGGCTGACAACCAGGATATTCAACCAAAG ATGTCAGTATTGCCCTCTCCTCGGCATGTTGGCCAAAAGTGCCAGGTCTCTCCCCCTGCCTTCAGTAGCTCAGATTCAGATGCATCTGACTTAAGACAGCCCCCATGCTATGAGGATGCAGTCAAGCAG CAACTGACCAGAAGTCAGCAGATGGACGAACTTTTGGATGTGCTCATAGAGAGTGGAG AGATGCCAGCTAACGccagagaagagagggagaggtccTCTGTAACCAAAGTTGTGCCTCACATTACTGTGTCCCCAGGGTGTCTCGGCCTCCTCATCCCGAGGTTCCACAGACACTACGAACACCTGTCCCCCACCCAGCCCCCTTATGACCACTCGGCCAATCCCATCACTGAGAGCCACCTGGAGACTCTGCTGGCAAGTCCAGCTGGCTGGGGAGGGGAAGTGGCCCTGCTTAAAAGGGCTACTGAGGACAGGGGTCAGGAAGATGAAGGGAACAGAGACGGCGAAGGGTACGGCAGCCCCCATAACCACCACCGCCACCCTCAACATCTCCAACAGGACAAACTTCTGACCAATAGAGATCTGATGGACACGCCCTTGTCGCCCATCAGCACCAAGGCGTCCGCTGTCTCAGAGGTGCAAGGGATGGTCAGCATGACTTTCAGTGAGACGCCGTGGGAGACAATGGAGTGGCTGGACCTGACACCACCTAGCTCAGCCACGGCCTTCAGTGTTGCTCCACCCAGCGGGCCCAACATCTTCAACTCAGAGTTCCTTGATGTTACAGACATTAACTTGAACTCTGCCATGGACCTTCACCTGGAGCATTGGTGA
- the myocd gene encoding myocardin isoform X9, which yields MTLLGSEHSILIRSKFRSVLQLRLQQRRTREQLADQGIMPLNHGKFPKQEDSYAFEEDSSSESLSPEQHHSDESQGSACPSSEAVGSAPSSSSSPALTSPRQGNTTRDPPEQSQDEGLSGANSSQTTPPIPVPAIVKSKTSDKNRHKKPKDVKPKVKKLKYHQYIPPDQKAEKSPPPMDSAYARLLQQQQLFLQLQILSQQKHAHTHAQSQQSQQHAHTPQTQAQAQQRQPAFSYQPHPQSQTQKGVSEQLSACSSSGPSSQTNSNSSSPVKNTYPNQSNTLPIKPGPLPANLDDLKVSELRQHLRIRGMPVSGTKTALIERLRPFKDSNAGSSPSGASDITTVTFPVTPTGSLSSYQSPSSSSALSQGGYYPYPSTSSTPPISPASSELSLSGSLPDSFSDVPMSSPTQFGLQPSPTQLNMEDGVGGGSLGGGGLRAGDGGGMDGVEAEKDKMLVEKQKVIEELTWKLHQEQRQVEELKMQLHKRKRCYGATQDSIAPTSNPPIHHQQSPAMMGQHFFGVTIKQEPMSLSSSCPLSSPKQLKSSPGNCMEDMGHCNAPLPSMGGPGGPQCMDTSSGSPSTMSAFLSPQCSPQDSPIGKPSTSPQPSSPNNPYLLSPPLGRDGCVHPHPQGNNRARNMQMQQKNGGQTVNCSYPSDQRSLQGVFPNSADCGHSASAKADNQDIQPKMSVLPSPRHVGQKCQVSPPAFSSSDSDASDLRQPPCYEDAVKQQLTRSQQMDELLDVLIESGEMPANAREERERSSVTKVVPHITVSPGCLGLLIPRFHRHYEHLSPTQPPYDHSANPITESHLETLLASPAGWGGEVALLKRATEDRGQEDEGNRDGEGYGSPHNHHRHPQHLQQDKLLTNRDLMDTPLSPISTKASAVSEVQGMVSMTFSETPWETMEWLDLTPPSSATAFSVAPPSGPNIFNSEFLDVTDINLNSAMDLHLEHW from the exons TAAACCATGGTAAGTTCCCAAAGCAGGAGGACTCTTATGCATTtgaggaggacagcagcagtgagagtcTGTCTCCAGAGCAGCACCACAGTGATGAGTCGCAGGGCTCGGCCTGCCCTTCGTCTGAGGCTGTCGGCAGcgcaccctcctcctcctcctcacctgccCTCACCAGCCCACGGCAg GGAAATACAACCAGAGACCCACCTGAACAAAGCCAGGATGAAGGCCTGTCTGGTGCCAACAGCAGCCAAACTACTCCCCCTATACCTGTTCCTGCTATTGTAAAG TCTAAGACATCAGACAAGAACCGTCACAAGAAGCCCAAAGATGTGAAGCCTAAGGTGAAGAAGCTCAAGTACCACCAGTATATTCCTCCAGACCAGAAGGCAGAGAAGTCCCCTCCACCCATGGACTCAGCCTATGCCCgactcctgcagcagcagcagctcttcctGCAGCTACAAATTCTCAGCCAGCAgaaacacgctcacacacatgcacagtcgcagcagtcacagcagcacgcacacactccaCAGACACAAGCCCAGGCTCAGCAGCGGCAGCCCGCTTTCAGCTACCAGCCTCATCCACAGAGCCAAACCCAGAA AGGAGTGAGTGAGCAGCTGTCAGCCTGCAGCTCCAGTGGTCCATCCAGCCAAACCAACAGTAACTCCTCCTCCCCGGTCAAGAACACATATCCCAACCAGAGCAACACATTACCGATCAAACCTGGGCCCCTGCCCGCTAATCTGGATGACCTAAAA GTATCAGAGCTTAGGCAGCACCTGCGAATTCGTGGCATGCCCGTCTCTGGCACCAAGACGGCCCTCATCGAGCGACTTCGGCCTTTCAAGGACTCTAACGCCGGCTCCTCACCCTCGGGTGCCTCTGACATCACCACAGTGACCTTCCCTGTCACACCCACGGGGTCCCTGTCCTCCTATCAGTCCCCATCCTCTTCCAGTGCCCTGTCACAGGGAGGGTACTATCCTTACCCAAGtacctcctccacccctcccatCTCTCCGGCCTCATCTGAGTTGTCCCTCAGCGGCTCGCTTCCAGACAGCTTCAGTGATGTGCCCATGTCTTCACCAACGCAGTTCGGCTTGCAGCCATCTCCGACCCAGCTCAATATGGAAGATGGCGTAGGAGGAGGGAGCCTAGGTGGGGGAGGACTGAGGGCAGGGGACGGCGGAGGTATGGATGGAGTGGAAGCTGAGAAAGATAAAATGCTGGTGGAAAAGCAGAAGGTGATTGAAGAGCTGACGTGGAAGCTGCATCAGGAGCAGAGACAG GTTGAAGAGCTGAAGATGCAGCTTCACAAGAGGAAACGCTGCTATGGAGCAACACAGGACAGCATCGCTCCTACATCCAACCCCCCTATACACCACCAACAATCTCCAGCCATGATGGGCCAGCACTTCTTTGGGGTGACTATCAAGCAGGAGCCCATGTCCTTGTCTTCTAGctgtcctctgtcttctccCAAACAGCTGAAGAGCTCTCCTGGCAACTGCATGGAGGATATGGGACACTGCAATGCCCCGCTCCCCAGTATGGGGGGCCCAGGTGGGCCACAATGTATGGACACGTCCTCTGGTAGCCCCTCTACAATGTCAGCTTTCCTCAGTCCACAGTGCTCACCGCAAGACTCCCCAATTGGAAAGCCCTCTACTAGCCCCCAGCCTTCATCTCCTAATAACCCCTACTTGCTGTCACCTCCACTGGGAAGAGATGGTTGTgttcacccccacccccaggGCAATAACAGAGCACGCAACATGCAG ATGCAACAGAAGAATGGCGGCCAGACGGTGAACTGTTCTTATCCTTCTGACCAAAGGAGCCTTCAGGGAGTCTTTCCTAACTCAGCTGACTGTGGCCACAGTGCCTCAGCCAAGGCTGACAACCAGGATATTCAACCAAAG ATGTCAGTATTGCCCTCTCCTCGGCATGTTGGCCAAAAGTGCCAGGTCTCTCCCCCTGCCTTCAGTAGCTCAGATTCAGATGCATCTGACTTAAGACAGCCCCCATGCTATGAGGATGCAGTCAAGCAG CAACTGACCAGAAGTCAGCAGATGGACGAACTTTTGGATGTGCTCATAGAGAGTGGAG AGATGCCAGCTAACGccagagaagagagggagaggtccTCTGTAACCAAAGTTGTGCCTCACATTACTGTGTCCCCAGGGTGTCTCGGCCTCCTCATCCCGAGGTTCCACAGACACTACGAACACCTGTCCCCCACCCAGCCCCCTTATGACCACTCGGCCAATCCCATCACTGAGAGCCACCTGGAGACTCTGCTGGCAAGTCCAGCTGGCTGGGGAGGGGAAGTGGCCCTGCTTAAAAGGGCTACTGAGGACAGGGGTCAGGAAGATGAAGGGAACAGAGACGGCGAAGGGTACGGCAGCCCCCATAACCACCACCGCCACCCTCAACATCTCCAACAGGACAAACTTCTGACCAATAGAGATCTGATGGACACGCCCTTGTCGCCCATCAGCACCAAGGCGTCCGCTGTCTCAGAGGTGCAAGGGATGGTCAGCATGACTTTCAGTGAGACGCCGTGGGAGACAATGGAGTGGCTGGACCTGACACCACCTAGCTCAGCCACGGCCTTCAGTGTTGCTCCACCCAGCGGGCCCAACATCTTCAACTCAGAGTTCCTTGATGTTACAGACATTAACTTGAACTCTGCCATGGACCTTCACCTGGAGCATTGGTGA
- the myocd gene encoding myocardin isoform X10 encodes MTLLGSEHSILIRSKFRSVNHGKFPKQEDSYAFEEDSSSESLSPEQHHSDESQGSACPSSEAVGSAPSSSSSPALTSPRQGNTTRDPPEQSQDEGLSGANSSQTTPPIPVPAIVKSKTSDKNRHKKPKDVKPKVKKLKYHQYIPPDQKAEKSPPPMDSAYARLLQQQQLFLQLQILSQQKHAHTHAQSQQSQQHAHTPQTQAQAQQRQPAFSYQPHPQSQTQKGVSEQLSACSSSGPSSQTNSNSSSPVKNTYPNQSNTLPIKPGPLPANLDDLKVSELRQHLRIRGMPVSGTKTALIERLRPFKDSNAGSSPSGASDITTVTFPVTPTGSLSSYQSPSSSSALSQGGYYPYPSTSSTPPISPASSELSLSGSLPDSFSDVPMSSPTQFGLQPSPTQLNMEDGVGGGSLGGGGLRAGDGGGMDGVEAEKDKMLVEKQKVIEELTWKLHQEQRQVEELKMQLHKRKRCYGATQDSIAPTSNPPIHHQQSPAMMGQHFFGVTIKQEPMSLSSSCPLSSPKQLKSSPGNCMEDMGHCNAPLPSMGGPGGPQCMDTSSGSPSTMSAFLSPQCSPQDSPIGKPSTSPQPSSPNNPYLLSPPLGRDGCVHPHPQGNNRARNMQMQQKNGGQTVNCSYPSDQRSLQGVFPNSADCGHSASAKADNQDIQPKMSVLPSPRHVGQKCQVSPPAFSSSDSDASDLRQPPCYEDAVKQQLTRSQQMDELLDVLIESGEMPANAREERERSSVTKVVPHITVSPGCLGLLIPRFHRHYEHLSPTQPPYDHSANPITESHLETLLASPAGWGGEVALLKRATEDRGQEDEGNRDGEGYGSPHNHHRHPQHLQQDKLLTNRDLMDTPLSPISTKASAVSEVQGMVSMTFSETPWETMEWLDLTPPSSATAFSVAPPSGPNIFNSEFLDVTDINLNSAMDLHLEHW; translated from the exons TAAACCATGGTAAGTTCCCAAAGCAGGAGGACTCTTATGCATTtgaggaggacagcagcagtgagagtcTGTCTCCAGAGCAGCACCACAGTGATGAGTCGCAGGGCTCGGCCTGCCCTTCGTCTGAGGCTGTCGGCAGcgcaccctcctcctcctcctcacctgccCTCACCAGCCCACGGCAg GGAAATACAACCAGAGACCCACCTGAACAAAGCCAGGATGAAGGCCTGTCTGGTGCCAACAGCAGCCAAACTACTCCCCCTATACCTGTTCCTGCTATTGTAAAG TCTAAGACATCAGACAAGAACCGTCACAAGAAGCCCAAAGATGTGAAGCCTAAGGTGAAGAAGCTCAAGTACCACCAGTATATTCCTCCAGACCAGAAGGCAGAGAAGTCCCCTCCACCCATGGACTCAGCCTATGCCCgactcctgcagcagcagcagctcttcctGCAGCTACAAATTCTCAGCCAGCAgaaacacgctcacacacatgcacagtcgcagcagtcacagcagcacgcacacactccaCAGACACAAGCCCAGGCTCAGCAGCGGCAGCCCGCTTTCAGCTACCAGCCTCATCCACAGAGCCAAACCCAGAA AGGAGTGAGTGAGCAGCTGTCAGCCTGCAGCTCCAGTGGTCCATCCAGCCAAACCAACAGTAACTCCTCCTCCCCGGTCAAGAACACATATCCCAACCAGAGCAACACATTACCGATCAAACCTGGGCCCCTGCCCGCTAATCTGGATGACCTAAAA GTATCAGAGCTTAGGCAGCACCTGCGAATTCGTGGCATGCCCGTCTCTGGCACCAAGACGGCCCTCATCGAGCGACTTCGGCCTTTCAAGGACTCTAACGCCGGCTCCTCACCCTCGGGTGCCTCTGACATCACCACAGTGACCTTCCCTGTCACACCCACGGGGTCCCTGTCCTCCTATCAGTCCCCATCCTCTTCCAGTGCCCTGTCACAGGGAGGGTACTATCCTTACCCAAGtacctcctccacccctcccatCTCTCCGGCCTCATCTGAGTTGTCCCTCAGCGGCTCGCTTCCAGACAGCTTCAGTGATGTGCCCATGTCTTCACCAACGCAGTTCGGCTTGCAGCCATCTCCGACCCAGCTCAATATGGAAGATGGCGTAGGAGGAGGGAGCCTAGGTGGGGGAGGACTGAGGGCAGGGGACGGCGGAGGTATGGATGGAGTGGAAGCTGAGAAAGATAAAATGCTGGTGGAAAAGCAGAAGGTGATTGAAGAGCTGACGTGGAAGCTGCATCAGGAGCAGAGACAG GTTGAAGAGCTGAAGATGCAGCTTCACAAGAGGAAACGCTGCTATGGAGCAACACAGGACAGCATCGCTCCTACATCCAACCCCCCTATACACCACCAACAATCTCCAGCCATGATGGGCCAGCACTTCTTTGGGGTGACTATCAAGCAGGAGCCCATGTCCTTGTCTTCTAGctgtcctctgtcttctccCAAACAGCTGAAGAGCTCTCCTGGCAACTGCATGGAGGATATGGGACACTGCAATGCCCCGCTCCCCAGTATGGGGGGCCCAGGTGGGCCACAATGTATGGACACGTCCTCTGGTAGCCCCTCTACAATGTCAGCTTTCCTCAGTCCACAGTGCTCACCGCAAGACTCCCCAATTGGAAAGCCCTCTACTAGCCCCCAGCCTTCATCTCCTAATAACCCCTACTTGCTGTCACCTCCACTGGGAAGAGATGGTTGTgttcacccccacccccaggGCAATAACAGAGCACGCAACATGCAG ATGCAACAGAAGAATGGCGGCCAGACGGTGAACTGTTCTTATCCTTCTGACCAAAGGAGCCTTCAGGGAGTCTTTCCTAACTCAGCTGACTGTGGCCACAGTGCCTCAGCCAAGGCTGACAACCAGGATATTCAACCAAAG ATGTCAGTATTGCCCTCTCCTCGGCATGTTGGCCAAAAGTGCCAGGTCTCTCCCCCTGCCTTCAGTAGCTCAGATTCAGATGCATCTGACTTAAGACAGCCCCCATGCTATGAGGATGCAGTCAAGCAG CAACTGACCAGAAGTCAGCAGATGGACGAACTTTTGGATGTGCTCATAGAGAGTGGAG AGATGCCAGCTAACGccagagaagagagggagaggtccTCTGTAACCAAAGTTGTGCCTCACATTACTGTGTCCCCAGGGTGTCTCGGCCTCCTCATCCCGAGGTTCCACAGACACTACGAACACCTGTCCCCCACCCAGCCCCCTTATGACCACTCGGCCAATCCCATCACTGAGAGCCACCTGGAGACTCTGCTGGCAAGTCCAGCTGGCTGGGGAGGGGAAGTGGCCCTGCTTAAAAGGGCTACTGAGGACAGGGGTCAGGAAGATGAAGGGAACAGAGACGGCGAAGGGTACGGCAGCCCCCATAACCACCACCGCCACCCTCAACATCTCCAACAGGACAAACTTCTGACCAATAGAGATCTGATGGACACGCCCTTGTCGCCCATCAGCACCAAGGCGTCCGCTGTCTCAGAGGTGCAAGGGATGGTCAGCATGACTTTCAGTGAGACGCCGTGGGAGACAATGGAGTGGCTGGACCTGACACCACCTAGCTCAGCCACGGCCTTCAGTGTTGCTCCACCCAGCGGGCCCAACATCTTCAACTCAGAGTTCCTTGATGTTACAGACATTAACTTGAACTCTGCCATGGACCTTCACCTGGAGCATTGGTGA